A stretch of DNA from Staphylococcus sp. KG4-3:
TAAATGACAATGAAGATGCTTTTGTAATGTATCGCTATCATAATAATACGTATATTATTTTAGGTGATCCAATTGGTAATACAGAATCATTTTACAATTTATTAGAATCATTTTATCAAGAAGCGGAATATTTAGGTTATGATATTATTTTTTATCAAGTAACGGATAAACACATGTCACTCTATCATAGTTTTGGTAATCAATTCTTTAAATTAGGTGAAGAAGCTATTATAAATTTAACAACATTTACAACGTCAGGGAAGAAAAAGCGTGGTTTGCGAGCGACGCTAAACAAACTTGATGATTTGGGTTATTCATTTGAAGTGGTGAATCCACCTTTCTCACAACAGATGATTACTGATTTAAAAGCCATCAGTGATGAATGGTTAGCTGATAAAAATGAAATGCATTTTTCTGTTGGTAGTTTTGACGTAAATTATATATCACAAGCTCCGATAGGCGTGTTAAAAGATAATGAACAATCCATCATTGCTTTCTGTACATTGATGCCAACTTACTATAGTGGCGTGATTTCAGTTGATTTAATACGTTGGAAACAAGACATTGAGTTGCCATTAATGGATAGTTTATATTTGAATATGCTACTTTGGTCAAAAGCTAATAACTACGAACATTTTAATATGGGAATGGCGACGTTATCTAATGTTGGACAAATTCCTTATTCATTTTATGGGGAAAGGATCGCTGGGCGTGTGTTTGAACATTTCAACGGCCTATATAGATTCCAAGGTCTCAGAAGATATAAAGAGAAATTTAATCCGAAATGGGAACCAAGATTTCTCGTTTATCGTAAACGCCACTCATTATGGGTGAGCATGTTAAAAGTAATGCGTATCATTAGAAAAAATAGTTAAAGTACAACATGAAGCACCCCACATGTCATATGCATGTGGGGTGCTTTTTAAGGAGTTTAATAGTGCTTAATGGTTTGTGTAGTTAACCTTTGGAGAAGTTATTAACTACTTTAATAAACTAACAATTGTTACCCTTTTAAATATCATTTTGATTCTAACTACATTTGAATTTCTCGTTACCCCTTTGTTAAAGGTACAATATAAATATATCATCAATAGAAAACGCTTTCAATAGTGTATTGAAATCTTATTCACTTTATTATGGAGATATTATACGTACGTTTTCTTATTAATATTTATATGTATTATTACTTATTCTAAGTGACAGGTCAAAAAAGACTTCCATTTATAGTGATAAATCACACGGATTAACGCTATTTTTTATTTTAAACAAAAAATAATTTAATAAATTAATCATGGAAACTTCTGTTAAATAGAGAAAATATGTGATATTATGAAAACGGTTACATAAGAGGGGTGATTTTACTGACAACGATAAAAGATGTAGCACTATTAGCTGGTTGCTCAGTTGCAACTGTTTCTAGAGCGATTAACAATACTGGGTATGTTAAAGCAGAAACGCGATCGCAAATTGACCGTGCAATTGTAGAATTGAATTACCAACCAAATGAAGCGGCAAGAACATTATACAAAAGAAAATCAAAAATGATTGGATTGCTCCTACCAGACATAAGTAATCCATTCTTTACGTTAATTGCAAGGGGAGTAGAAGATGTTGCTGTTGAACATGGTTACCAAGTTTTAATTGGTAACAGTGATAATGATATAGAAAAAGCAAAGGCTTATTTAACAACGTTTGTATCTCATAATTGTGCTGGCATGATTACTACTGCACTTAACGAAAAGATAATTGAAAATATGTTAGGACCTCTTCATATGCCTTTTGTATTTGTCGACCGAACTAATAATGAAATATCAGGTGTTTCAACTGATCATTATGAAGGTGGACAACGTCAAGCAGAGCTTGTTATTGAAGGAGTTTGTAATTATGGTCTAGTCGTACATGAAGATTTAACTATTGATGCTTTTAAATCTCGCGTTAAAGGTGTAGTGTCAATTTTTAAAGAACGTGGTATTAACTATAAAACATATTTAGCGCAGGATTTAAACGATGAAGGTTCATTTATTAATTTAATTAGGATGCACAATATAGATAGTATTATCTGCAGTAATGATTTATTAGCAATTAAAGTAATGGGGATACTTCAACAACATAACTTGCAAATTCCAAAGGATGTTCAAATTGTAGGGTATGATAATATACCATTTTCAACTATGACATTTCCCAAAATTAGTACAATCGATCAGTCGGCTTATCGTTTGGGAGAACTAGCAATGTCAAAGTTACTTAAATTGTATGATAATCAAGATTATGTCGAACTAGAAAAAGTAGCAATTTCCGTAATAAAGAGATCGAGTACACGTCATTAATGCGTAACATGTAACGGGTTACACAAAAAAGGAGTGGTTTGATGTATAAAACAGGTATTTTAAATAGTGAAATTTCAAAATTGCTAAGTGATTTAGGTCATACAGATCAAATTATTATTGCTGATTGTGGTTTGCCAGTACCACAAGGGGTTAAGAAAATAGACCTTGCCTTAGAATTTGGGAAACCATCATTTTTAGAAGTATTTCACTTAATAAAGAATCATATGGTAATTGAGCAAGTAACAATTGCTAATGAAATGATTAAGCAAAATGATGAACTCTATATACAAATGGTGTCGGAAAACATTGATATTAGTACTATATCTCATGAACAGTTAAAAGCGGATAGTTGCAAAGTTAAAGCTATTATCAGAACAGGCGAAGCTAAACCTTTTGCTAATGCGATATTAAAGAGCGGCGTTTTATTTTAAAGGGGTGATTAATAATGATTAATATGGATCAAATATATAAATCATTTGGACAAAATGATGTGTTGTTGGGTGTGGATCTTGAAATTGCTGATGGAGAGGTCCATGCATTGATGGGGGAAAATGGTGCTGGTAAAAGTACATTAATGAAAATTCTAACAGGTGTCTATGAAGCGGATGGTGGCACAGTAGTAGAAAATGGGCAACCGATTCATTTTAAAAATACTAAAGATGCTGAAAGCCATGGCATCGCATTTATACAACAAGAATTGAATATTTGGCCTAATTTGACAGTATTAGAAAACTTATTTCTAGGAAAAGAAACAACTAAATTTTTAGGTATCGTAGATAATAAAGCTATGAGGGTGCAAGCACAAGAGATATTTAATAAATTGAATATAACGATTGATTTAAATCAATTAGCAGGAGATTTATCGGTTGGTATGCAACAAATGTTAGAAATTAGTAAAGCGCTTATGCAAGAGGCTAAAGTTATTATAATGGATGAGCCAACTGCTGCATTAACAAATAATGAAATAGAAGTGTTATTTGAACAAATCAAAAAGTTAAAAAGTGAAGGCGTATCTTTTGTCTATATTTCACATAGAATGGAAGAAATATTTAGTATTTCTGATCGTATTACCGTTATGAGAGATGGTCGCTCTATTTTAACGTCTGCTACTGAATCTACAACACATCCACAAATCGTTAAGGCGATGATAGGTAGAGATTTAGATAACCAATATCCTGAAAGGGATTATAAGC
This window harbors:
- the rbsD gene encoding D-ribose pyranase is translated as MYKTGILNSEISKLLSDLGHTDQIIIADCGLPVPQGVKKIDLALEFGKPSFLEVFHLIKNHMVIEQVTIANEMIKQNDELYIQMVSENIDISTISHEQLKADSCKVKAIIRTGEAKPFANAILKSGVLF
- a CDS encoding sugar ABC transporter ATP-binding protein, producing MINMDQIYKSFGQNDVLLGVDLEIADGEVHALMGENGAGKSTLMKILTGVYEADGGTVVENGQPIHFKNTKDAESHGIAFIQQELNIWPNLTVLENLFLGKETTKFLGIVDNKAMRVQAQEIFNKLNITIDLNQLAGDLSVGMQQMLEISKALMQEAKVIIMDEPTAALTNNEIEVLFEQIKKLKSEGVSFVYISHRMEEIFSISDRITVMRDGRSILTSATESTTHPQIVKAMIGRDLDNQYPERDYKQDELVLSVKELSSNEHNLKSVHFELHKGEILGFSGLMGAGRSEIMRVLFGLDKGTMQVELNGKEIYINNPNQSIKHGLAFITENRKEEGLVLQDSILENISLPALKSFSKSGFLAQGSMEQYTHQMIKRLNIKGKQDDACIDLSGGNQQKVVLAKWIATAPRVLILDEPTRGIDVGAKREIYQLMNELTERGMSIIMISSELPEVIGMSDNVAVVHEGNIVGILDKASLSEERIMTLATGGKINESI
- a CDS encoding LacI family DNA-binding transcriptional regulator → MILLTTIKDVALLAGCSVATVSRAINNTGYVKAETRSQIDRAIVELNYQPNEAARTLYKRKSKMIGLLLPDISNPFFTLIARGVEDVAVEHGYQVLIGNSDNDIEKAKAYLTTFVSHNCAGMITTALNEKIIENMLGPLHMPFVFVDRTNNEISGVSTDHYEGGQRQAELVIEGVCNYGLVVHEDLTIDAFKSRVKGVVSIFKERGINYKTYLAQDLNDEGSFINLIRMHNIDSIICSNDLLAIKVMGILQQHNLQIPKDVQIVGYDNIPFSTMTFPKISTIDQSAYRLGELAMSKLLKLYDNQDYVELEKVAISVIKRSSTRH